One window of the Reyranella humidisoli genome contains the following:
- the modA gene encoding molybdate ABC transporter substrate-binding protein: MPGTRRSFVSAFGVAAFLVTSGGIARQAFAQGKDVVILAAASLKNALDEASADWARKTGKTTRVSYASSSALARQIEGGIPADIFISADVPWMDYVAERKLIKPASRSDYLGNQIVLIASKDSKTDLRIDKGFNLRGALGNDGRLAMGSVEAVPAGKYGKAALEYLGVWPSVADRVAQAENVRMALTLVSRGEAPLGIVYKTDAASDPSVRIVGAFPADSHPAIIYPMALLSTSTNPDAQAFADYLKTPAARPFFEKQGFTVLK; encoded by the coding sequence ATGCCGGGCACCCGCCGGTCATTCGTGTCGGCATTCGGCGTTGCCGCCTTCCTTGTGACGTCGGGCGGGATCGCGCGGCAGGCGTTCGCGCAGGGCAAGGATGTCGTCATCCTCGCCGCCGCCAGCCTCAAGAACGCGCTGGACGAGGCCTCGGCCGACTGGGCCAGGAAAACCGGCAAGACGACCAGGGTCTCTTATGCATCGAGCTCGGCGCTGGCCAGGCAGATCGAGGGCGGCATTCCGGCCGATATCTTCATCTCGGCCGACGTGCCGTGGATGGACTATGTCGCCGAGCGCAAGCTCATCAAGCCGGCCAGCCGCTCGGACTATCTCGGCAATCAGATCGTCCTGATCGCGAGCAAGGATTCGAAGACCGATCTCAGGATCGACAAGGGCTTCAACCTGCGTGGCGCGCTGGGCAATGACGGCCGCCTCGCGATGGGCAGCGTCGAGGCGGTGCCGGCCGGCAAGTACGGCAAGGCGGCGCTGGAATATCTCGGCGTGTGGCCTTCGGTCGCCGACCGCGTGGCGCAGGCGGAGAACGTCCGCATGGCGCTGACCTTGGTCTCGCGCGGCGAGGCGCCGCTCGGCATCGTCTACAAGACCGATGCCGCCTCCGATCCGTCCGTGCGCATCGTCGGCGCCTTCCCGGCCGACTCGCACCCGGCGATCATCTACCCGATGGCGCTGCTGTCGACGTCGACCAACCCGGACGCGCAGGCGTTCGCTGACTACCTGAAGACGCCGGCCGCCAGGCCGTTCTTCGAGAAGCAGGGCTTCACCGTATTGAAATAG
- a CDS encoding winged helix-turn-helix domain-containing protein: MHLRIDFGGERSIGPGKVRLLELINETGSISAAGRALAMSYRQAWLLVDEMNQMFRDPVVAAQTGGGGGGGASVTETGNDIVRLYREMERRAYGVSSPEIRALARLLTPPAVKPL; this comes from the coding sequence TTGCACCTCCGGATCGATTTCGGCGGCGAACGCTCGATCGGGCCGGGCAAGGTCCGATTGCTCGAACTGATCAACGAGACCGGCTCGATCTCGGCCGCCGGCCGGGCGCTCGCCATGTCCTACCGCCAGGCCTGGCTGCTCGTCGACGAGATGAACCAGATGTTCCGGGATCCGGTGGTGGCTGCGCAGACCGGCGGCGGCGGCGGCGGCGGTGCATCGGTGACCGAGACCGGCAACGACATCGTGCGCCTCTATCGCGAGATGGAGCGCCGCGCCTATGGCGTCTCCTCGCCGGAAATCCGCGCGCTGGCCCGCCTGCTCACGCCGCCGGCCGTCAAACCGCTCTAG
- a CDS encoding FAD/NAD(P)-binding protein, protein MQHSEPSSSPVDIAIVGGGASGVLLAAQLVRRSRLRVALIERGPHLGLGVAYSTHCLHHLLNVRASDMTALADEPDHFVQWLARGDRGYGRADFVPRAIYGRYLQDLLAESVKRSDGRLRVVAGDVVAIRDRQDGVELDVEGQSPLRARKAVLATGHRPPSTDSGAYHGNPWRDEAIAGLAPEGSILLIGTSLTMIDVLLSLLEQGHKGPIVALSRRGLVPHRHPSAPIPTPEADTSDLFTGSLSQRTNRFRARLRAALDWPGLMQLLRPHNNELWHALDLDQRKRFLRHLRPWWDIHRHRVAPQIGEQIDAAKARGQLSIVSGRVEIGQTTDDKVEVTIVRRGSDVRETRSFDRVVDCRGPRNEVDVQVPLHAQLVKDGKLRPDPLNQGLDVAVDEALIGRDGAPSDRLYVLGPPTRGRYTEIVAIPDIRLQAADVANGLIAALR, encoded by the coding sequence ATGCAGCATTCCGAACCGTCATCTTCGCCTGTCGACATCGCAATCGTCGGCGGCGGCGCCAGCGGCGTGCTGCTTGCCGCCCAGCTCGTCCGTAGGAGCCGGCTGCGCGTCGCACTCATCGAGCGTGGCCCGCATTTGGGACTGGGCGTCGCCTACTCGACCCACTGCCTGCATCATCTTCTCAATGTCCGTGCCAGCGACATGACGGCCCTGGCCGACGAGCCGGACCATTTCGTGCAATGGCTGGCGCGTGGCGACCGCGGCTATGGCCGCGCCGATTTCGTTCCCCGCGCAATCTACGGCCGCTACCTGCAGGACCTGCTCGCCGAGTCGGTCAAGCGCTCCGACGGTCGCCTTCGGGTGGTAGCCGGCGACGTCGTCGCGATCCGCGACCGGCAGGACGGCGTCGAGCTCGATGTCGAAGGTCAGTCCCCGCTCCGCGCCCGCAAGGCCGTGCTGGCGACCGGCCACCGCCCTCCTTCGACGGATTCCGGCGCCTATCACGGCAATCCCTGGCGAGACGAGGCGATCGCCGGACTCGCGCCCGAAGGATCGATCCTGCTGATCGGCACCAGCCTGACGATGATCGACGTGCTGCTCTCGCTGCTGGAACAGGGCCACAAAGGCCCGATCGTCGCCTTGTCCCGCCGCGGACTGGTGCCGCATCGCCATCCAAGCGCGCCGATCCCCACGCCCGAAGCCGATACGAGCGACCTCTTCACCGGCAGCCTGTCGCAGCGGACCAACCGTTTCCGCGCCAGGCTGCGCGCCGCCCTCGACTGGCCGGGCCTGATGCAACTCCTGCGACCGCACAACAACGAGCTCTGGCATGCGCTCGATCTCGATCAGCGGAAGCGCTTCCTGCGTCATCTGCGACCATGGTGGGACATCCATCGTCATCGCGTCGCCCCGCAGATCGGCGAGCAGATCGATGCCGCCAAGGCGCGTGGACAGCTTTCGATCGTCTCCGGCCGCGTCGAGATCGGACAGACGACGGACGACAAGGTCGAGGTCACGATCGTCCGGCGCGGTTCAGATGTCCGTGAGACGCGCAGCTTCGATCGCGTGGTCGACTGCCGCGGTCCGCGCAACGAGGTCGACGTGCAGGTGCCCCTTCATGCGCAGCTGGTGAAGGACGGCAAGCTGCGACCCGATCCGCTCAACCAGGGCCTCGACGTCGCTGTCGACGAAGCCCTGATCGGACGGGACGGCGCACCATCGGACCGCCTCTACGTCCTCGGCCCTCCCACGCGCGGCCGTTACACTGAAATCGTGGCGATACCGGATATCCGGCTGCAGGCAGCGGACGTCGCCAATGGGCTGATCGCTGCGCTGCGGTAG
- a CDS encoding Bug family tripartite tricarboxylate transporter substrate binding protein codes for MRRRSLIVGAAALPFGSAAKADTFPNGPFRIIVPFGPGSATDQSARNVAEGLNKVFGVPAVVENKPGANGAIAAEVAAKAKPDGQTIFVCSNTAAASNVAMMKSLPYDPLKDFEPVTIIGRAPVFMIVNPKVEAKTAGEFVALCKRQPGKINFGSGSASTRISGELLKAKAGIDMMHVPYKSTPAALQDTMAGHVQMCFADPVTSLPQVKAGTVRCLGVGSRGRYPLTPDIPTLIEQGIPDFELMTWTGILMPSGVPQPVMAKLREAMLKAITDPAYVERQAQGGSEIAPCTPEEMRRIMVAEIALYREMMKVAGIEPE; via the coding sequence ATGCGCCGCCGTTCCCTGATCGTCGGTGCTGCTGCGCTGCCCTTCGGCAGCGCAGCGAAGGCGGATACTTTTCCGAACGGCCCGTTCCGCATCATCGTGCCGTTCGGTCCGGGCTCGGCGACCGACCAGAGCGCCCGTAACGTCGCCGAGGGCTTGAACAAGGTCTTCGGTGTTCCGGCCGTCGTCGAGAACAAGCCGGGGGCCAATGGCGCCATTGCCGCCGAAGTCGCCGCCAAGGCGAAGCCCGACGGCCAGACCATCTTCGTCTGCTCCAACACCGCCGCGGCGTCGAATGTCGCGATGATGAAGTCCCTGCCCTACGACCCGCTCAAGGACTTCGAACCGGTGACGATCATCGGCCGCGCGCCGGTGTTCATGATCGTGAACCCGAAGGTCGAGGCGAAGACGGCGGGCGAGTTCGTCGCGCTGTGCAAGCGCCAGCCGGGCAAGATAAACTTCGGCTCGGGCAGTGCCTCGACGCGCATCTCGGGCGAACTGCTCAAGGCCAAGGCCGGCATCGACATGATGCACGTGCCCTACAAGAGCACACCCGCAGCACTGCAGGACACGATGGCCGGCCACGTGCAGATGTGCTTCGCCGATCCGGTCACCAGCCTGCCGCAGGTCAAGGCCGGGACGGTGCGTTGCCTCGGTGTCGGCAGCCGCGGCCGCTATCCGCTCACACCCGACATCCCGACGCTGATCGAACAGGGCATTCCCGACTTCGAGCTGATGACCTGGACCGGCATCCTGATGCCGAGCGGCGTGCCGCAGCCGGTCATGGCGAAGCTGCGCGAGGCCATGCTCAAGGCCATCACCGATCCGGCCTATGTCGAACGACAGGCCCAGGGCGGCTCGGAAATCGCGCCGTGCACGCCCGAGGAGATGCGGCGCATCATGGTCGCCGAGATCGCGCTCTACCGCGAGATGATGAAAGTTGCCGGCATCGAGCCGGAGTAG
- a CDS encoding Rne/Rng family ribonuclease, with protein MARRMLIDASHPEETRVVVVDGTRLEEFDFETASRKPLKGNIYLAKVIRIEPSLQAAFVEYGGNRHGFLAFSEIHPDYYQIPVADRERLIAEQHRLHAEAEEDEPRRRNRVDRTDIEEAREAAASEAVPAPDAPTDAVAGEPGPEAPGFEAASAETAVTETVAVETTTIEPESQAQPAEIPVERLDGPVHVEPALSETAVETAPVETAEAAPASEPAAEGETVATTEGTDQPVETDGAVSTDPAEAPQPDVTVETLGGDEVVEERETRERRRRNPIRQYKIQEVIKRRQILLVQVVKEERGNKGAALTTYLSLAGRYCVLMPNAGRGGGISRKISNPADRKRMKEMLSDLDVPQGMGVILRTAGLERSNIDIKRDYEYLSRLWDSIREITMRSTAPALIYEEGDLIKRSLRDIYDTDIAQVLVEGEAGFQGAAEFMRQLVPHQANKVELYKEPIPLFHRYQVENQFDAMHSPTVQLRSGGYIVINPTEALVAIDVNSGRSTKERNIEETALRTNIEAAEEIARQVRLRDLAGLIVIDFIDMEETRHQRQVEHKVKDSMRTDRARIQIGRISAFGLLEMSRQRLRPSLLEHSTEVCPHCAGTGRIRSLESASLHALRAIEEEGVRRRASEIAVSVPPNVALYLLNQKRHSLSEIEQRYGFTVIVEADEELHAADCEIERVRSRREDHRNDSRPAPELARASYEEASGDEASSDEGETVEAREVDERGEEGGADEEGAEGRGRRRRRRRRRGGRREDGEGSDQPQAAGEASEGGESRLNGAAEEDAEGDAPEGEPDSARADDDGAEGDRPEGESNGDDRNGRRRRGRRGGRRRRRENGEGEPLQGVGQAADGHANEDQAGSQGEERAENGHDTSEPNSAHEPPASPPTPLEAMPVEHMPVERAPFDPGEPVNVEAAPPPPPPAPPVVASAPQPIVIPEPEPAPAPPPVPVIDAPPEKPKRGWWRR; from the coding sequence ATGGCAAGGCGTATGCTCATCGATGCAAGTCACCCGGAAGAGACCCGGGTCGTTGTGGTCGATGGAACGAGACTTGAAGAATTCGACTTCGAAACCGCGAGCCGCAAGCCCCTGAAGGGCAACATCTATCTCGCGAAAGTCATCCGCATCGAACCGTCGCTGCAGGCGGCGTTCGTCGAGTATGGCGGCAACCGGCACGGCTTCCTGGCCTTTTCGGAAATCCACCCGGACTATTATCAAATCCCCGTCGCTGACCGCGAACGGCTGATCGCCGAACAGCATCGCCTGCACGCCGAGGCTGAAGAGGACGAGCCGCGCCGGCGCAATCGCGTCGACCGCACCGACATCGAAGAGGCCCGCGAAGCGGCCGCCTCGGAAGCGGTCCCCGCCCCCGACGCCCCGACCGACGCGGTTGCGGGCGAGCCTGGCCCCGAGGCGCCGGGCTTCGAGGCGGCGTCCGCCGAAACGGCCGTTACGGAAACCGTCGCGGTCGAGACGACCACCATCGAACCGGAATCGCAGGCCCAGCCCGCGGAAATTCCCGTCGAGCGCCTCGATGGACCGGTTCACGTCGAGCCTGCCCTCTCCGAAACGGCTGTAGAGACGGCCCCCGTCGAGACAGCGGAAGCCGCCCCGGCCTCCGAACCCGCAGCCGAAGGCGAGACCGTCGCGACCACGGAAGGCACCGATCAGCCCGTCGAAACGGACGGCGCGGTTTCGACCGATCCGGCCGAGGCGCCGCAGCCGGACGTCACGGTCGAGACGCTGGGCGGCGACGAGGTCGTGGAGGAACGCGAGACGCGCGAGCGTCGTCGCCGCAACCCGATCCGCCAGTACAAGATCCAGGAAGTCATCAAGCGCCGGCAGATCCTGCTGGTGCAGGTCGTCAAGGAAGAGCGCGGCAACAAGGGCGCGGCGCTCACCACCTACCTCTCGCTGGCCGGCCGCTACTGCGTGCTGATGCCCAACGCCGGTCGTGGCGGCGGCATCTCGCGCAAGATCTCCAACCCCGCCGACCGCAAGCGGATGAAGGAGATGCTGAGCGACCTCGACGTGCCGCAGGGCATGGGCGTGATCCTGCGCACTGCAGGGCTGGAACGCTCCAACATCGACATCAAGCGCGACTACGAATACCTGTCGCGGCTCTGGGATTCGATCCGCGAGATCACGATGCGCTCGACGGCGCCGGCGCTGATCTACGAGGAAGGCGATCTCATCAAGCGGTCGCTGCGGGACATCTACGACACCGACATCGCGCAGGTGCTCGTCGAGGGCGAGGCGGGCTTCCAGGGTGCCGCGGAGTTCATGCGCCAGCTGGTGCCGCACCAGGCGAACAAGGTCGAGCTCTACAAGGAGCCGATTCCCCTCTTCCACCGCTACCAGGTGGAGAACCAGTTCGACGCCATGCATTCGCCGACGGTGCAGCTCCGCTCCGGCGGCTACATCGTCATCAATCCGACCGAGGCGCTGGTCGCCATCGACGTCAACTCGGGCCGCTCCACCAAGGAGCGGAACATCGAGGAGACGGCGCTGCGCACCAACATCGAGGCGGCCGAGGAGATCGCCCGCCAGGTCCGCCTGCGCGACCTCGCCGGCCTGATCGTGATCGACTTCATCGACATGGAGGAGACGCGTCACCAGCGCCAGGTCGAGCACAAGGTGAAGGACTCGATGCGCACCGATCGCGCGCGCATCCAGATCGGACGCATCTCCGCGTTCGGCCTGCTCGAGATGTCGCGCCAGCGGCTGCGTCCCAGCCTGCTGGAGCACTCGACCGAGGTCTGCCCGCACTGCGCCGGCACCGGCCGCATCCGCTCGCTCGAATCCGCCTCGCTCCATGCGCTGCGCGCGATCGAGGAGGAAGGCGTGCGGCGCCGCGCCAGCGAGATCGCGGTCAGCGTTCCGCCGAACGTGGCACTCTACCTGCTCAACCAGAAGCGCCATTCGCTGTCGGAGATCGAGCAGCGCTACGGCTTCACGGTCATCGTCGAGGCCGACGAGGAACTCCACGCCGCCGATTGCGAGATCGAGCGCGTGCGGTCCCGTCGCGAGGACCATCGCAACGACAGCCGGCCGGCGCCCGAACTGGCGCGCGCCAGCTATGAGGAAGCATCCGGCGACGAGGCTTCGTCCGACGAGGGCGAGACCGTCGAGGCCCGCGAGGTTGACGAGCGCGGCGAAGAGGGTGGCGCGGACGAGGAAGGTGCCGAGGGTCGCGGCCGTCGCCGTCGCCGTCGTCGCCGTCGTGGTGGGCGCCGCGAGGACGGCGAAGGCTCCGACCAGCCACAGGCTGCCGGCGAGGCCAGCGAGGGCGGAGAGTCACGCCTCAACGGTGCGGCCGAGGAAGATGCCGAGGGCGATGCGCCCGAAGGTGAACCCGATAGCGCCCGCGCCGACGATGACGGCGCCGAGGGCGATCGTCCGGAAGGCGAGTCCAACGGCGACGATCGCAACGGCCGCCGTCGACGCGGTCGCCGCGGTGGCCGCCGCCGCCGTCGCGAGAACGGCGAAGGCGAGCCGCTGCAGGGAGTAGGCCAGGCAGCGGACGGTCATGCCAACGAAGACCAAGCCGGCTCCCAAGGCGAGGAACGCGCCGAGAACGGTCATGACACGAGTGAGCCGAATAGCGCTCACGAGCCGCCGGCCTCGCCGCCGACGCCGCTGGAAGCCATGCCGGTCGAGCACATGCCGGTGGAACGCGCGCCCTTCGATCCCGGTGAGCCGGTGAACGTTGAAGCCGCTCCGCCGCCCCCGCCCCCGGCCCCACCGGTGGTCGCGTCGGCGCCGCAGCCGATCGTGATCCCGGAACCGGAGCCCGCTCCTGCGCCGCCGCCGGTCCCCGTGATCGACGCGCCGCCGGAGAAGCCCAAGCGCGGCTGGTGGCGGCGCTAG